AATAGAGCAGGAACGTCAAGAGTTACTTGCTAAAGGAGAAACTCCCCGCTATCTGGGAAAATGCCGCCATTTGACCGCAGAGCAGCGGGCTGCCCTGGAGATTGAAGGGCGAAAGCCGGTGGTCCGCTTCCGCGTGCCGAAAGGACAAGCCATTCATATTTCTGATCAAGTTCGCGGGGACGTGGTATTTGAGAGCGATGGGATTGGGGATTATGTCATTGTTAAATCCGATGGAATTCCCACCTATAATTTCGCAGTGGTTGTGGATGATATTACCATGGGAATCACTCACGTAATTCGAGGTGAGGAGCATCTGTCCAATACTCCGAGGCAAGTTCTGATTTATCAAGCCCTGGGAGTTCCTGCGCCTGAATTTGCTCATATTTCCCTGATCCATAATTCCGAAGGGCGTAAGATGAGCAAACGGGATGGGGACACTGCGGTAATAGATTATCAAAGGAAGGGATATCTCTCCGAGGCTATTGTGAATTTTATAGCCCTCCTTGGCTGGGCGCCTTCGGGGGAAAAAGAATTTTACACCCTGGATGAGTTGGCAGAGGCCTTTACCCTGGACCGGGTTTCTAAAAGCCCTGCTGTGTTTGATCGGCATAAACTGGATTATATTAACACACATTATCTTAAAGAAACTTCCCTCGAACAACTGGCTGAGCTCGCATTGCCGCATCTGGAGGAATTAAATATACCTTCTCGGGAGAAACGGTCAACAGAGCAGCAGGAGTGGCTGGAAACCTTTGTTAAAGCTATTTTGGATAAAATTTCTTACCTGGCTGAAGCAAAGAACTATATCCACTATTTTCATGGGAGTATTCCCCTTGAGCCGGATGGCGAAGCAATTGACGTGTTGAAGGGAGAGCAGGTTCCGGGTGTCTTGGCATTATTTAAAAGGAAGGTGCAGGAGACAGAAACACTCACGGGAGAAACTGTGAAGACCCTTTTAAAACAAATGACGAAAGAGTTGAAACTCGGCGGCAAATTAGTATATATGCCGGTCCGGGTGGCTTTGACCGGGCAAATGCATGGTCCGGAGCTTTATGATATTATCCCCTTATTAGGGCGTGAGAATGTTTTAGGACGGATCGCTATGACAGAGGAGCGTTATTTTGCATAGACTTACCAAGCAAGTGATTGACAGAGGTTAGGGACTTCTCTATAATTAGAGAAACTATAAATACACTTTACATCTAAAATAAATAATGACCCAAGGCATTGAAGAGAAAGAGTACAAAATTGAGTTGTCACCAGCGAAATGGGACAGTGAAAGCCATTGACAAGGATATTTTGGAAGTGCGTCTCGGAGCTGATTGGATGAAATTAAGTATTCCAATCCGTTTTGCTGCGTTAAAGCATTAAGCTGGAGCGACATAGTCGTTCAAACAGAGTGGAACCGCGGAACTATTCGTCTCTGGACGAGTAGTTCCGCTTTTTGTGTTATCCTGAAAAATCAGTGATGCTAAAATAAGCGTGTATTCGTTCGTGCCGGGTAACTTAAATATTTAGGAAAAGGGTGAGGCTAAAAATGTTCGGACAGCTTAAGCGCGATATTCAAGTTATCTTTGAACGAGATCCTGCTGCAAAAAGTATCTGGGAGGTCGTTTTATGCTACCCGGGGTTTCATGCCGTAATTTTTCACCGGCTGGCCCATTGGTTGTATCGCCGTAAATTGGTTTTATTGCCGCGCATGATCTCTCAATTTTCTCGTTTTTTAACAGGGATAGAAATTCATCCGGGGGCGACGATTGGCCAAGGCCTATTTATTGACCATGGAACGGGTGTTGTCATTGGGGAAACCACGGAAATTGGGAACAATGTCACCCTTTATCAAGGAGTTACTCTTGGCGGGACAGGTAAAGAAAAAGGCAAAAGGCATCCGACCATTGGAAATAATGTGGTGATTGGGGCTGGGGCCAGGGTACTAGGTTCATTTAAAGTTGGAGATAATGTCAAAATAGGTGCCGGTTCAGTTGTCAACAAGCCGGTTCCAAGTGACACAACGGTAGTAGGTGTTCCGGGGCGAATCGTTCTCCATCACGGAGTTCCCATTAAAGATCCTGATTTAAGACACGATGATTTGCCCGATCCGGTGAACGAAATGTTGAAATGTCTGATGCAGCGTGTGGAATATCTAGAAGAAATTCTAAAAAAAGAGGAGAGTGGATACAATGTCTTTGAGATTATACAACACCATGACCCGTCAAAAAGAGGAGTTTCAGCCAAGGGAGAACGGGAAAGTAGCGATGTACGTATGCGGCCCGACGACCTATAACTATTTTCACGCAGGAAATGCCCGAATGTTTGTTGTCTTTGACATGATTAGACGATACTTTATCTACAAAGGTTATGATGTTCGCTATGTCCAGAATTTTACGGACGTCGATGATAAGATTATTCAGCGAGGAAATGTAGAAGGAATGGACCCTCTGGCTTTAGGTCAAAAATATATTGAGGAATATTTTAAAGATGCTAAAGCTTTAAACCTTATGCCGGCAACAGTTCATCCTAAAGCTACGGAACATATCCCTGAAATGATTGAGATTATTCAGGGGCTTATTGATACTGGATTAGCCTATGAAGTAGATGGGGATGTTTATTTTGCAGTGGAACGGTTCCCCGATTATGGGAAGTTATCCGGCAGAACCATTGAAGATATGAAGGCTGGTGCCCGGGTAGAAGTAGATGAACGCAAAAAGCATCCCATGGATTTTGCACTTTGGAAAAAGGCTAAACCTGGTGAACCATTTTGGCAAAGTCCTTGGGGAGAGGGGCGTCCGGGCTGGCATATTGAGTGTTCGGCCATGTCTTTAAAATATCTGGGAGCGGGATTTGATATTCATGGCGGAGGGGAGGATCTCTCATTTCCACATCATGAAAATGAGATTGCTCAAACAGAAGGTTACCTTAAGGGAGAAACCTTTGCCCGCTATTGGATGCACAATGCGTTTCTAACTATCAATCAAGAAAAAATGTCTAAGTCTCTGGGAAATTTCTTTACGATCCGTGAATTGTTGGAAAATAATCCTGGAGAAGTGATTAGATTTTATTTGTTGGGAACTCATTATCGAAGTCCTTTGGATTTTAACGACCAGAATTTAAGTATGGCTCAAAAAGGTTTGGAACGCCTGCAAACCAGTGTTCGTTTGGCGCAGGAAGCCTTGAACAGAAGTGGAACACAAAAAAACGATCCAATCCACGGAGGATTGGTGGAGGCTGCTCAGGAAGCACGTAAAGCCTTTGAAAAAGCCATGGATGATGATTTTAATTCAGCACTTGCCTATGCAGCTCTCTTCGAGCTGGCGAAAACCATGAATGGGCATGTAAAAGAAAATTCCCAGTCTTCAGAAGGATTGGCTGTCGCTCAAAAGACATTAATAGAGCTTGGCGGGGTTTTAGGTTTTGATTTGCTTCATCCTGCTCAAGTTAGTGTGGAAAATGAAGAATTGTTAAGTCAAGTCATGAATGTGGTCTTACAGATTCGCTCAAAATCCCGCCAGAAAAAAGATTGGGAAATGGCAGATTTTATCCGGGATTCCTTGAAAGAAAAAGGCATCGTAATTGAAGATACGCCACAAGGTGCAAGGTGGCAGCTTAAGAAGTAGATACTGCTGCACTTGCAGGATAACCAGTGGTATGATTGGATGAAAGGTGACTATATGCGAAATTGGCAAGAAATGAATGCGTTAACCTTGGCATATTTAGGGGATGCTGTTTATGAACTTTGGGTTCGTACACACTTACTGGAACTTGGGCACGAAAAGGTCAAAGAACTGCACAAGCAGGCGATTAGTTATGTACGCGCCAGCACTCAAGCTAAGGTGTTACACGCCCTTTTGCCGGACCTTAACGAAATTGAACAGCAAATTGTTATGCGGGGGAGGAACTCCAAAGGCGGGCATCCCAAAAATGTTGATGTATTGACGTATCGTCATGCAACGGCGTTTGAAAGCTTAATCGGTTACTGGCATCTAAGCGGACAGAATTCCCGCATGGGTTGGGCCTTCGACCAAGTAGACAGAATGCTTCTCCAAGAAAGACAGGCAGAATGAGCTCTATTGGGAGTCTCAAGGATTGGTTATTGATATAAAGAGATAGTGGAGTGAGGGGAATTCTGATGAGAGTAGAACTTATTCAATACACACCAGAACCGGAAAAAGTCGTTGCTGCCGCTGCGCGTTTATGTTATTCAGCGGATTCAGTATCTGAATTATGTGAGCGCCTGGACGATGAGAAGGTAGCTGGTTTTGTGCGAAGGCTTCGAGAAATGGGTCACCTTTCTACTTTTGAACATGTTAGCTTTCAATTTTCTATAGATGGTGTATCCAGAGCTTTATCCCATCAATTAGTACGTCATCGTATTGCCAGCTATTCACAGCGTTCCCAGCGTTATGTCGAAGAGAAAGGGTTTGATTTTGTAATTCCCCCGAGTGTTAAAGGAAATCCTGCAGCGCTTAAGCAATTTGAGCAAGTGATGACTCGTCTGCAGGAGAATTATCGAGAACTTTTAAATTGTGTGCCTGCAGAAGATGCCCGATATGTTTTGCCTAATGCCTGCACAACTTCGGTTATGGCAACCTTTAACGCCCGATCCTTATTGAATTTCTTTGAGCATCGGACCTGTCAGCGAGCACAATGGGAAATCCGTTTTTTGGCTAATAGAATGCTGGAGTTGGTACGCAATGTGGCTCCTAATTTATTTAGTGAAGCCGGTCCAACCTGTATAACTCAAGGAGTCTGCCGGCAAGGAACTTATAGCTGCGGCAGATTGAAAACCCTGGAAGGAAAGAAGTGAACTTCTTGAACGACGAAATAGTTTATGGTAAAAATCCGGTTGTTGAACTTCTAAAGAGCGGAAAACCGGTTAATAAAGTTCTTCTAATCAAGGAAAGTTCGGGTGGGCGAAATCAAGAAATTATTTCCCTTTTACAGGAGAGAAATATTTTATACCAATTCGTCGATCGCCAGACCCTTGATCGGTTGGCAAATCGTGAGCGGCATCAAGGAATACTTGCCTATTTGGCGGCAAGAGATTACGCTGACGTTGAGGATATCCTTGCTTTCGCCGAATCGAGGCAGGAAGACCCGTTTATCCTAATGCTGGATGAAATAGAAGACCCGCACAACCTGGGTGCCTTGCTGCGGACGGTAGACGCTGTGAGCGCTCATGGGGTTATTATTCCCAAGCGGCGAAGTGTAGCACTAACTGGGACTGTGGCCAAAACTTCAGCAGGGGCAGTGGAGCATGTAAAAGTTGCCCGAGTGAGCAATCTTGTTCAAACACTCAAGGATTTGAAAAAAATCGGTTGTTGGGTGTCGGGAGCTGAAGCAAGCGGAAAAAATGTGTTTGAAGCAGATCTTACCGGTCCAAGGGTCATTGTCATTGGCAGTGAAGGGAAAGGGATAAGTCGTTTGCTCCGAGAAAATTGTGATGAACTGGTCAGTTTGCCTATGAAAGGGAAAGTGAGCTCTTTAAATGCCAGTGTGGCCGGATCGATAATGCTTTATGAAGTTCTCAGACAGAGGGTCAGCGCCCGTTAAAACTAACCTGTGTTGTTAAATTATTGCAGAATCCTGCATTTTTTCGAACTACAAGCGGGTCTTAAGGGCTCGAAACCCGCGGATAGCGACAGAACAACCAAAACTTCGCCTTGACGCTTTTCTTTTGAGTCGAGTATAATGAGGATGTTCTCGTGGACGAGGGCTAGCCGAGATTGCGTCTTCTTCGTGACGACATTTAGGGGGGATCAACTTGACTCTTCAAGCCCAACCAGAACTACCGGAGTGCGAAATCATCGACGTTATCGTGGATGAAGAGGTGGTTGAGCTTGCCAAGGAAGGCGACGCTGCAGCACTAGAGTTTCTTATTAATAAATACAAAAATTTTGTTAGAGCAAAAGCACGTTCATACTTTCTAATTGGTGCAGACCGTGAAGATATTATCCAGGAAGGAATGATTGGTCTCTATAAGGCAATTCGGGATTTTCGCGGGGACAAACTCTCCTCCTTCAGAGCGTTCGCTGAATTGTGCATAACCCGACAGATCATTACTGCGATAAAAACTGCGACTAGGCAGAAGCACATTCCGTTAAACTCCTATGTTTCTTTGAATAAGCCTATTTATGATGAGGACTCGGATAGGACTCTTCTTGATGTTATATCAGGAACTCGAATTACGGATCCCGAGGAGCTGATTATCAGCCGGGAGGAATTTGACGATATCGAGGAAAAGATGGGTGAAATCCTAAGTTCTCTGGAATGGAAAGTACTCATGTCGTATTTGGAGGGTAAATCTTATCAAGAAATTGCTGTTGACTTGAGAAGGCATGTGAAGTCAATCGATAACGCGTTACAGAGGGTTAAACGAAAACTTGAGCGATATCTCGAACGACGTGATGGGTAATTTTACATAAGCTTTTAAAAACAAAAGGCTTGCATTTCTAAAAAAGAAGTGATAAACTACGTAAGTGCCTCGAGGTTATTGTGATGCACAAGAGGTTCAAGCCGACGTAGCTCAATTGGCAGAGCAGCTGATTTGTAATCAGCAGGTTGCGGGTTCGAGTCCCATCGTCGGCTCCATAACACAATATGGTGACAAGACGGTATTGCAATACACGATCGAGCTGCATATGTGCTTCGCATGACAGGTGGACGAGTGTCGGACAATCACTTAGGACAACTGAACAAGAATATCGCGGGGTGGAGCAGTGGTAGCTCGTCGGGCTCATAACCCGAAGGTCGTTGGTTCAAATCCAGCCCCCGCAACCAAGTTAGTGAGACAGCGAAGCTGTCTTTTTTGTTGCAGGAGGTTTTCCTTGACAGCGAAATTTTCTTGTGATAAAGTACTTTGAGTAATGGAAAAAAATACAGCGTCCTACTGTTGTCCGGGAGGTGTACTGAATGCGTGTTGGCATTATTTTAGCATGTACGGAGTGCAAGCATCGTAACTATGCTACAATGAAAAACAAGAAAAACAACCCAGATCGCTTGGAAGCTCAAAAGTTTTGCAAGTTCTGCAAGAGCCACACTCTGCATAAAGAAACTAAGTAATTTTTTTTTTGCAAAGTTTAGATGTACGCCAGGAGGCGTTGTCACGGAGTCAATGACGTGGATGTCTGTAAGGATGTGAAGTGATGGGCGAGTTGAAGAAACCGGCCAATACTCAGCGACAGAAAGATAAGGCGATGGAGTATTTCCGCGGGGTTTTGAGCGAACTCAAAAAAGTTCATTGGCCAAGCCGCAGGCAGTTGCTTAGCTACACTGTAGTTGTGTTTTTTGCGGTGGCGATTGTATCCATTCTGATGTGGATTGTTGATAGCGGTTTAAACGCGGCCTTGACCAAGCTGCTGCCCTAAAACATATGAGGTTCAATGGCAGTGTCTGAGGAGGTCCCTGAGAAATGGCAAAAGATTGGTTTGTGATTCATACCTATTCTGGCTATGAGAACAAAGTGAAGATGAACCTCGAAAAACGCGTTGAATCAATGAATATGGAAGAAAAGATTTTTCGAGTGCTTGTTCCCATGGAAGATGAAGTTGAGTTCAAAAATGGAAAACAAAAGATTACCAAACGCAAAGTATATCCGGGTTATGTGCTTGTCGAGATGGAAATGACGGACGACTCGTGGTATGTTGTTCGCAATACTCCAGGTGTAACCGGATTCGTTGGGTCTGGAACGAAGCCTATTCCTTTGCTTGAAAGTGAAGTAGTGACAATTCTGCAACAAATGGGAATGGATGAGATTCAAACGCGGGTTGACTTTGAGATTAATCAAAGTGTCCAGGTGATTGCTGGTCCATTTAAAGATTTTGTTGGCGTGGTTCGAGAAATTCTTGCCGATAAAGGCAAATTGCGGGTTGAAGTATCCATGTTTGGGAGAGAGACACCCGTTGAACTTGAGTTCACACAGGTTCAAAAATTAGACTAAAATCAGGTTATCCTAACAAGGAGGTGTAATGACAAATGGCAAAGAAAGTAATTGGGTTGGTAAAACTAGCAATTAATGCAGGAAAGGCAACACCGGCACCTCCGGTTGGTCCAGCTCTGGGTCAGCACGGGGTCAATATTATGGGTTTTTGCAAAGAGTATAATGAACGCACAAAAGATCAAGCAGGTTTAATTATCCCTGTTGAGATTACCGTCTATGAAGACCGTTCCTTTACCTTTATTACCAAGACCCCGCCAGCAGCAGTGTTGCTCAAAAAAGCAGCCAACATCAATTCCGGCTCTTCTGAACCAAATCGCAAGAAGGTTGCTTCAGTTCCTAAATCAAAAATTCGTGAAATTGCCGATACTAAGATGAAGGACTTAAATGCTGCAAGCATTGAAGCAGCAATGCGGATGATTGAAGGAACAGCTCGGAGCATGGGAATCGACGTCGTTGAAGGCTAATATTTTTTGTGGGAGGGTAAAGCCCGCATAACCACAAGGAGGTTAATAGAATGGCTAAAGTAGGTAAAAAGTATCAAGAGGCTGTAAAATCTTTTGATCGTGCAGCTCTTCATGAGCCAACAGAAGCATTATCCATTGTTAAAGCGAATGCGAAAGCAAAGTTCGACGAGACTGTCGAAGTTGCTTTTAAATTAGGCATTGACACTCGGCATGCTGATCAACAAATTCGTGGAGCGGTAGTCCTTCCTAATGGGACTGGTAAAACACGGACTGTGTTGGTATTTGCCCGAGGAGAAAAGGCTAAAGAAGCTGAGCTGGCAGGAGCAGACTTTGTTGGAGCTGAAGATATGATCGCTAAAATCGAGCAGGGTTGGTTCGGTTTTGAAGTTGTTGTCGCAACTCCAGATATGATGGGGATGGTTGGTAAACTTGGTCGTGTACTTGGACCAAAAGGTCTTATGCCAAACCCTAAAACCGGAACAGTAACCCTTGATGTAACTCGTGCGATCAAGGAAATTAAGGCTGGTAAGATTGAGTACCGTGCAGACAAGGCCGGTATTATCCATGCACCTATAGGCAAAGCCTCATTCAGTGTGGAACAGTTGCTGGAAAACTATCGTGTGTTAGGGGAAGTTTTAGTTAAGGCGAAGCCTGCTGCTGCCAAAGGTCAATACATGAGGAGTGTTACAGTATCCTCCACCATGGGACCGGGCGTGCGCATCAACCCTGTTAAAGCACTCTAATATCGACAGCTTGACAGTGTTCTATAAATGGGATAAACTTATCAGGAATTTAATATTTCCGCTGTAGAAAGCAGGAGCCGTAAGGCTTAATAGCCTGCCGAGGTTGGAAGATTACGCCGAAAGATATTTATTTGGCATTCTTAACCTCTGCAAATGCGGAGGTTTTTTGCTGAGTTTATCTAAATGGGAAGGAGGTACACAGAATGCCTAACATCGAAGAAAAAAGTCTTGTAGTATCAGAAATCAAAGAGAAGTTTCAACAGTCTTCGGGAATAGTCTTAGCTGACTACCGTGGTTTAACTGTGGCCCAAGTAACGCAACTGCGTTCTCAATTACGCAAAGCCGGAGTTGAGTACCGGGTTTTAAAAAATACTCTCGTACGTCGTGCTGCCGATGAGTTAGGGGTTGAAGGACTTGATCCCTATCTTAAGGGTCCCACCGCTCTTGCTTTTAGCGCCGATCCTGTTGCACCGGCCAAAATCTTAACGAATTTTGCCAAGGAAAACAAACTTAAAACATTCCAAATTAAAGCAGGGGTACTGGAAGGCAAGGTGATTGGTGCAGACAATGTCAAAGCTCTCGCTGATCTGCCTTCTCGTGAAGTCTTGCTCACGATGGTTCTGCGCGGTATGCAAGCTCCTCTTGCCGGTATGGTTAATGTTCTTCAAGGACCGATCCGTAAGATGGGGTATGCCTTGGAAGAAGTACGTAAGCTTAAAGCTGCTCAATAAGAATGTGCTCTATCATTTAAATCTTTTTTAAATTTAAGGAGGAAACGAAAAATGTCTAAAGTTAATGAAATTCTCGAAGCCGTAAAAGGCTTAACTGTCCTTGAGTTATCTGAACTTGTAAAAGCTTTCGAAGAAGAGTTTGGCGTAAGTGCCGCTGCTCCTGTAGCAGTTGCAGGCGGTGCGGTTGCCGCTGCTCCTGCTGGCGATGCAGCTGAAGAAAAAACAGAGTTTGACGTTATTCTTACAAACTGTGGAGCTTCTAAAATCGGAGTTATTAAAGTAGTTCGTGAAGCAACCGGATTAGGTCTTAAAGAAGCAAAAGACCTCGTAGACAATGCTCCAAAACCGGTTAAAGAGAAAGTTTCCAAAGATGAAGCTGAAGCCTTAAAAGCTAAATTAACTGAAGCCGGAGCTACCGTCGAAGTAAAGTAAGAGTTTCTTAGTGAAAGGTACTCTCTTGTAGAGAGTACCTTTTTTCATCCTCAGCTAGCGCTTTACAGTATGGAATTATCGAGAGAATACCTCACATTTATCCTGGATCAGAATAGAATAGCAAGGTGAGTATGAGCAGACCATAGCCAGAAAATCTTATTTAAAAAAGTTACTTGACAGAGAGCTGCGGTTTTGTTATACTTTATAAATGTTACTATACGTAAATGGTATTTATTACTTAATCCATCCATGCTATGGTAATATTCGTAAATGCTTTTGATAATAAGGAGATATTATCTTTGAAATTGTCGGAATGATAGCGGAACATCATAAACAGTTAAGCGAGGTTCTTTTTAAAAGGCCTTGCTTTTGGCTGTATATGTCAATATATTATTTACCTCAATGAGAGAAAACCACACTGAGGGGTGAAACGTTAATGTTCTATCCTGTTAAGGTTGGGACACGGGAACGCTGGAGCTACTCCAGGATCCGTGAAGTTCTCGACATGCCAAATTTAATCGAAATCCAGCAAAACTCCTATCGTTGGTTTCTTGATGAAGGGTTGCGCGATATGTTTCGCGATATTTCGCCGATTCAAGATTTCACAGGCAATCTCGTTTTAGAATTTGTTGATTATAGCTTAGGAGATGCTAAGTATCAGGTGGAGGAGTGTAAGGAACGCGATGTTACATACGCGGCGCCGCTTCGAGTTAAGGTACGCCTGATAAACAAGGAAACCGGAGAAGTTAAAGAACAGGAAGTTTTTATGGGAGACTTCCCGTTGATGACCGACAAAGGTACCTTTATTATTAATGGTGCCGAACGTGTTATTGTCAGCCAACTTGTACGTTCGCCGGGAGTTTACTACGCTGAGCAAATTGATCCCAGCGGTAAAAAACTCTATGGGGCTACAGTAATCCCAAATCGCGGAGCTTGGTTGGAGTTTGAAACAGATATTAACGATAATATCTTTGTCAGGGTTGACCGAACCAGAAAACTGCCTGGCACTGTTCTTATCCGTGCTTTAGGCTATGCAAGCAACGGTCAGATTTTAGAACTGTTTAATGATAATGAATATATTCGTGCAACCCTGGAAAGGGATAACTCAGAATCGACTGAAGAAGCTTTGGTTGAGATTTATAAACGCTTAAGACCAGGTGAACCGCCGACGGTAGACAGTGCCCGCTCGCTTTTAGAAGCGTTGTTCTTTGATGCCAAGCGGTATGACTTAGCTAAGGTTGGACGTTACAAGCTTAATAAGAAGCTGGGCTTAGATATCCCTATGGATGTTCGTCATTTAACCCGTGGAGATATCGTAGCCAGTGTGCAGAAGATGTTGGCCTTGATGGATGGAGATGGGCATAAGGATGACATTGACCATCTAGGCAACCGCAGATTGCGCTCCGTGGGAGAACTGCTGCAAAATCAATTCCGAATTGGTTTGTCCCGTATGGAACGTGTCGTTCGTGAACGGATGACCATTCAGGATGTAGAAGTGATTACGCCTCAGGTATTAATCAATATTCGACCCGTCGTTGCGGCAATCAAAGAGTTTTTTGGCAGCAGTCAGCTGTCCCAATTTATGGATCAAACCAATCCGCTGGCAGAGCTGACCCATAAACGCCGTTTAAGTGCCTTAGGCCCTGGAGGACTAAGCAGAGAGCGTGCAGGATTTGAAGTGCGGGACGTTCACCATTCCCACTACGGGAGAATGTGCCCGGTAGAAACACCGGAAGGTCCGAACATCGGCTTGATCGGCTCCTTAAGTACCTTTGGCCGCATTAATCCATATGGGTTTATTGAGGCCCCTTATCGTAAGGTTGACAAGGAAGCGCGCAGTGTTACGGATGAAATCCATTATTTAACTGCTGATGAGGAAGAAAAGTATGTTGTGGCCCAAGCAAATGCACCACTGGGTGAGAACGGTGAGTTTTTAGGGGAGAAAATCGATGGTCGTCACGGTCCGGATTTTGTGCATGTTTCGCCTAATCAAGTCGACTACATGGACGTCTCTCCAAAACAAATGGTATCCATTGCTACGGCTCTCATTCCTTTCCTCGAGCATGACGATGCAAACCGGGCTTTGATGGGATCAAACATGCAGCG
This Desulfosporosinus orientis DSM 765 DNA region includes the following protein-coding sequences:
- the rplJ gene encoding 50S ribosomal protein L10, producing MPNIEEKSLVVSEIKEKFQQSSGIVLADYRGLTVAQVTQLRSQLRKAGVEYRVLKNTLVRRAADELGVEGLDPYLKGPTALAFSADPVAPAKILTNFAKENKLKTFQIKAGVLEGKVIGADNVKALADLPSREVLLTMVLRGMQAPLAGMVNVLQGPIRKMGYALEEVRKLKAAQ
- the rplL gene encoding 50S ribosomal protein L7/L12, producing the protein MSKVNEILEAVKGLTVLELSELVKAFEEEFGVSAAAPVAVAGGAVAAAPAGDAAEEKTEFDVILTNCGASKIGVIKVVREATGLGLKEAKDLVDNAPKPVKEKVSKDEAEALKAKLTEAGATVEVK